Proteins encoded within one genomic window of Oryza brachyantha chromosome 7, ObraRS2, whole genome shotgun sequence:
- the LOC102719216 gene encoding YTH domain-containing protein ECT3-like, with translation MEAPAKSVAVADGNPKPATEAPRVENYKDAAMYYGAYPGYLYGGYGGWGEYSTYLSHDGAETPTAGAYGDLYYGYSPYGYSTPGHDGQMYGSQHYQYQSTYNKQQSNTGKPSNNGKTENADALPQGDVSANGVDSLKGQKKTNLLPKASQNTPGSNGSYGRPSGRFGNYQNQTNRSTYPFYSSQIFSGKQQKLPSGNRSLTTSNSKSKGQSRNQNTYPHLMGLQTPTSPLAPPSIYSASGMYGYNGSSYGSGLWYGSHLYSSGFYGGWNALSDGKYNPRGRGNGSYGYVNGNLDGFNELRRGPRSGLLNSQQGVGATVAPVKGQELSVSDSSLDAMKDQYNQADFVETYSDAKFFIIKSYSEDDVHKSIKYNVWASTSNGNKKLDAAYQEAKEKSNDSSVFLLFSVNASGQFVGLAEMVGRVDFNKTVEHWQQDKWTGCFPVKWHIVKDVPNSLLKHIILENNENKPVTNCRDTHEVKLEQGLQVLKIFKEHICKTSLLDDFAFYDNREKMMQERKAKHQQLTKVVDEKLLNAVGTENALLTVKSKLQETTEVEIAVLNKEPHGKAGQVDGKENSVLAVSLNGVTPEDVQLANEKLAELSVC, from the exons ATGGAGGCTCCGGCAAAAAGCGTGGCAGTGGCTGATGGGAACCCAAAGCCAGCCACAGAGGCACCGCGGGTGGAGAATTACAAGGACGCTGCCATGTACTATGGAGCGTATCCGGGTTATCTCTATGGAG GCTATGGTGGCTGGGGAGAGTACTCCACATACTTGAGCCATGATGGTGCAGAGACACCAACTGCT GGTGCTTATGGGGACTTGTACTATGGCTATTCTCCGTATGGTTATTCAACTCCAGGACATGATGGTCAGATGTATGGATCTCAGCATTATCAGTACCAGTCGACATACAACAAACAACAGAGTAACACTGGCAAGCCATCAAACAATGgaaaaactgaaaatgcaGATGCACTGCCCCAGGGGGATGTCTCTGCTAATGGTGTGGATAGTCTGAAAGGTCAGAAAAAGACAAACCTGCTCCCGAAGGCAAGCCAGAATACTCCAGGTTCCAATGGTTCCTATGGCCGACCTAGTGGGCGTTTTGGTAACTACCAGAACCAAACTAACCGATCAACTTATCCATTTTACAGTAGTCAAATTTTCTCTGGCAAGCAGCAAAAACTCCCCAGTGGCAATCGTTCTCTGACAACTTCCaattctaaaagcaaaggacAGTCAAGGAATCAGAACACATATCCTCATCTCATG GGTCTGCAGACACCAACTTCTCCTCTGGCACCACCGTCGATTTACTCAGCTAGTGGAATGTATGGATACAATGGGAGTTCATATGGCTCTGGACTATGGTATGGATCACACCTGTATAGTTCTGGATTCTACGGGGGATGGAATGCACTGTCAGACGGAAAATACAATCCCAGAGGAAGAGGTAATGGATCCTATGGTTATGTGAATGGAAATCTGGATGGGTTTAATGAGCTAAGAAGAGGGCCAAGAAGTGGCCTTTTGAATAGCCAACAGGGAGTTGGAGCTACTGTTGCACCTGTGAAAGGACAAGAGCTTTCAGTTAGTGACAGCTCGCTCGATGCCATGAAGGACCAGTATAATCAGGCTGACTTTGTGGAAACATACTCAGATGCTAAATTCTTCATCATCAAATCATACAGTGAGGATGATGTTCACAAGAGCATCAAGTATAATGTTTGGGCTAGCACTTCCAATGGTAATAAAAAGCTTGATGCCGCTTATCAGGAGgccaaagaaaaatcaaatgattcttctgttttccttcttttctcc GTGAACGCAAGTGGTCAGTTTGTGGGTCTTGCTGAGATGGTGGGCCGTGTTGATTTTAACAAGACAGTGGAACACTGGCAACAGGACAAGTGGACTGGCTGTTTCCCTGTAAAGTGGCACATTGTGAAGGATGTTCCAAACAGCTTGCTGAAACACATCATTCTTGAAAACAATGAGAACAAACCAGTCACAAATTGCAGAGATACTCATGag GTGAAACTTGAGCAAGGGCTTCAAGTGCTTAAGATTTTCAAGGAGCATATCTGCAAGACATCGTTACTGGATGACTTTGCTTTCTATGATAACCGTGAGAAGATGATGCAAGAGAGGAAAGCAAAGCATCAACAACTGACGAAG GTTGTTGATGAGAAGCTTCTTAATGCTGTGGGCACTGAGAACGCCTTGTTAACTGTGAAGTCTAAATTGCAGGAAACAACCGAGGTAGAGATTGCTGTCTTAAACAAAGAGCCTCATGGCAAAGCAGGACAAGTTGATGGGAAAGAGAACAGTGTGTTGGCCGTTTCTTTAAATGGTGTTACACCAGAAGATGTTCAGTTGGCAAATGAAAAGTTGGCTGAATTGAGTGTCTGTTAA
- the LOC102718936 gene encoding uncharacterized protein LOC102718936, translating into MAGKVAAPLALRRDVVVVRGHGSPLGRPRRPAPGGGLSGLWSNGAGGGRLVAPSSSWPARARGKNRSGGGGRSATKDDERAEKEHKKADEAEAVLIVDGEDDDEVLDGDDLSGFRGLVLDLSYRPVNVVCWKRAICLEFMAKADVLEYYDQTVSSPSGSFYIPAVLRVPELLQVVKRRRVKHSLSRKNILYRDGFICQYCSSPDNLTIDHVIPTSRGGKWEWENLVTACSRCNSRKGQKTLEQANMKLLKAPKAPKEFDILAVPLTKAAFRTLKRSQGLPEEWLQYLARPSP; encoded by the exons ATGGCCGGCAAGGTGGCTGCGCCGCTCGCGCTCCGCCGCGACGTCGTCGTGGTGCGCGGCCATGGCAGCCCGCtcgggcggccgcggcgcccggCTCCGGGGGGCGGGCTGTCCGGGCTGTGGAGCaatggcgccggcggagggaggctcgtggcgccgtcgtcgtcgtggccggcgcgggcgcgcgggaAGAACCGGTCCGGCGGTGGTGGGCGTAGCGCGACCAAGGACGACGAGCGCGCGGAGAAGGAGCACAAGAAGGCGgatgaggcggaggcggtgctgATCGTCgacggggaggacgacgacgaggtgctcgacggcgacgatctGTCCGGGTTCAGGGGCCTGGTTCTTGATCTCTCTTACAG GCCTGTGAACGTTGTCTGCTGGAAGCGTGCAATCTGTTTGGAATTCATGGCGAAG GCCGATGTACTGGAGTACTATGATCAGACTGTCTCCTCACCCAGTGGATCCTTCTACATCCCTGCAGTTCTCAGG GTTCCAGAGCTGCTTCAGGTTGTAAAGAGAAGACGAGTTAAGCACAGCCTTAGCCGTAAAAACATTCTTTACAGGGATGGATTTATTTGCCA GTATTGCTCCTCTCCTGATAATCTAACAATTGATCATGTCATTCCGACCTCACGCGGCGGCAAATGGGAATGGGAAAACTTG GTGACTGCATGCTCAAGATGCAACTCCAGGAAGGGCCAGAAGACGCTGGAGCAAGCTAACATGAAGCTGCTCAAGGCCCCCAAG GCGCCAAAGGAATTTGACATCCTGGCTGTACCATTGACAAAAGCTGCATTCAGGACACTCAAGAGGAGCCAAGGGTTGCCTGAAGAATGGCTGCAGTACCTAGCCAGGCCATCTCCATGA